The proteins below are encoded in one region of Oncorhynchus nerka isolate Pitt River linkage group LG15, Oner_Uvic_2.0, whole genome shotgun sequence:
- the LOC115142562 gene encoding transcription factor Sp6-like, with translation MAHPYEPWLRTAPPGGSSDEMNVPSWWDLHTGPGSWMDLQAGQGVGLQAVGQSSMGLQSSLGPYGSEPQLCSSAQLAQLAPASHSAHSHLYPQDGFKMEPLGGPELLQPESYSLEEPQEGGTSVRPKPQRRSASRGSGQSVCRCPNCVHAEQMGQSTDDDRRKHMHNCHIPGCGKAYAKTSHLKAHLRWHSGDRPFVCNWLFCGKRFTRSDELQRHLQTHTGAKKFSCTMCPRVFMRNDHLAKHMRTHESPSGPGEERMYGEGGRMGKSFDTPSPQPSHATASDTEAPLKQPKCEKDPSGTGQSS, from the coding sequence ATGGCCCACCCCTATGAACCCTGGTTACGGACAGCACCCCCTGGTGGCAGCTCAGATGAGATGAACGTTCCCTCATGGTGGGACCTCCACACCGGGCCAGGGAGCTGGATGGACCTGCAGGCGGGCCAGGGTGTGGGCTTACAGGCAGTTGGTCAGAGCTCCATGGGACTGCAGTCTTCCCTGGGGCCTTACGGCTCCGAGCCCCAGCTGTGTTCTTCTGCTCAGCTAGCCCAGCTCGCCCCAGCCTCACACTCAGCTCACTCTCACCTCTACCCCCAGGATGGCTTCAAGATGGAGCCGCTGGGAGGACCTGAGCTCCTGCAGCCGGAGTCATACTCCCTGGAGGAGCCACAGGAGGGTGGCACCTCGGTCCGGCCCAAGCCCCAGCGCCGCTCTGCCTCCAGGGGCTCAGGCCAGTCTGTGTGCCGGTGCCCCAACTGTGTCCATGCCGAGCAGATGGGCCAGAGCACTGATGACGACCGGAGGAAACACATGCACAACTGCCACATCCCGGGCTGCGGCAAGGCCTACGCCAAGACCTCTCACCTGAAGGCCCACCTGCGCTGGCACAGCGGGGACCGGCCCTTCGTCTGCAACTGGCTCTTCTGCGGCAAGCGCTTCACGCGCTCTGACGAACTTCAGCgacacctgcagacacacaccgGTGCCAAGAAGTTCAGCTGCACCATGTGCCCCCGCGTGTTCATGCGCAACGACCACCTGGCCAAGCACATGCGTACGCACGAGTCTCCATCCGgtccaggggaggagaggatgtaTGGAGAGGGGGGCCGGATGGGGAAGAGCTTTGACACACCTTCTCCTCAGCCCTCCCACGCCACTGCATCTGACACAGAGGCACCCCTTAAGCAGCCGAAATGTGAGAAAGACCCCTCTGGGACAGGACAGTCCAGCTAA
- the LOC115142561 gene encoding pre-mRNA-splicing factor CWC25 homolog, with the protein MGGGDLNLKKSWHPQTMKNIERVWKAEQKHEAEAKKIEELQKELREERAREDITRFAQQTGALKKKDDRLDWMYQGPGGQVSRDEYLLGRPIDKQITQQFEEPESGPSEQTGLLPGSIFNPSTPASNLDMAAKIREDPLFDIKKREEEKKREVLTNPVKMKKIKEMLRQNLEKKDKKKKRKKDKKEKREEKERRKEKKRKRRSLSSSSVDEDKIHRHHSKEESKETTHSHSHHRSVPAGYGLQFPAGRHHQSSKPTNHLRHRSQERSRSRSPQRTDWNGHHSSHRTDNHSSHKSENHSSHRTDQFKVPQFQRPSAPPSPQKDRYQRRQSSTTKCLSAEELEKKRREMMDFAKQRDEERESNIRSYKRQDEQEKEREKEKGGKHDRNAGFIHNMKLESASTSSLEDRVKRNIHSIQRTPASLEKNFMRR; encoded by the exons ATGGGAGGAGGTGACCTC AACTTGAAGAAGAGCTGGCATCCCCAGACTATGAAAAACATAGAGCGGGTATGGAAGGCTGAACAGAAGCACGAGGCTGAGGCGAAGAAGATCGAGGAGCTTCAGAAGGAGCTGAGAGAGGAACGAGCTCGAGAAGATATTACCAGATTCGCTCAGCAGACTGGGGCTCTAAA GAAAAAAGATGACCGGTTGGACTGGATGTACCAGGGGCCAGGTGGTCAGGTGTCCCGTGATGAGTACCTACTGGGACGCCCCATCGACAAGCAGATCACCCAGCAGTTTGAGGAGCCAGAGAGCGGTCCATCCGAACAAACCGGCCTGCTGCCTGGCTCAATCTtcaacccctccacccctgcatCCAACCTCGACATGGCCGCCAAGATCAGAGAGGACCCGCTGTTTGATATCAA GAaacgggaggaggagaagaagagggaggtcTTGACAAACCCAGTGAAAATGAAGAAGATCAAAGAAATG CTGCGTCAGAATCTTGAAAAGAAAGACAAgaaaaagaagaggaagaaggacaagaaggagaaaagggaggagaaagagaggagaaaggagaagaagCGTAAGAGAAGGAGCTTGAGCTCAAGCTCTGTGGACGAAGACAAAATACACAG GCACCATTCTAAAGAGGAATCCAAAGAAACAACCCACTCACATTCCCACCATCGCAGTGTCCCCGCTGGCTATGGACTACAG TTTCCAGCTGGGAGGCATCATCAGTCCTCAAAGCCCACCAACCACTTAAGGCACCGTTCTCAGGAGAGGAGCCGCTCTCGATCGCCTCAAAGGACAGACTGGAACGGCCATCATTCCTCTCACAGGACAGACAACCACTCTTCTCACAAATCAGAGAACCACTCATCCCACAGGACAGACCAGTTTAAAGTTCCACAGTTCCAGCGCCCCAGCGCCCCCCCCAGCCCACAGAAAGATCGCTACCAAAGGCGTCAGAGCAGTACTACCAA ATGTCTCTCTGCTGAAGAgctggagaagaagaggagagagatgatggaCTTTGCCAAACAGAGAGACGAAGAGCGCGAAAGCAACATTAGAAGTTACAAACGACAGGATGAACAGGAGAAGGagcgggagaaagagaaaggCGGCAAGCATGACCGCAACGCTGGCTTTATCCA TAACATGAAGCTGGAGAGTGCCTCCACCTCTTCCTTGGAGGATCGAGTCAAGAGAAACATCCACTCCATACAGAGGACCCCCGCATCCCTGGAGAAGAATTTCATGAGGAGATGA
- the LOC115142560 gene encoding proteasome subunit beta type-3-like: MSIMSYNGGAVMAMKGKQCVAIAADRRFGVQAQMVTTDFQKIFPMGDRLYIGLAGLATDVQTVSQRLKFRLNLYELKEGRQIKPKTFMSMVSNLLYERRFGPYYIEPVIAGLDPKTFEPFICSLDLIGCPMVTEDFVVSGTCSEQMYGMCESLWEPDMEPEDLFETISQAMLNAVDRDAVSGMGVIVQVIEKDKITTRTLKARMD; this comes from the exons ATG TCTATTATGTCCTATAATGGTGGTGCCGTCATGGCGATGAAGGGTAAGCAATGTGTAGCCATTGCAGCAGATCGAAGATTCGGTGTACAGGCTCAGATGGTGACCACAGACTTCCAGAAGATCTTTCCCATGGGAGACAGACTCTACATTGGTCTGGCTGGCCTAGCTACTGACGTACAGACAGT TTCCCAGAGGCTCAAGTTCAGATTGAACCTCTATGAGCTGAAGGAGGGGCGTCAGATCAAACCCAAGACATTCATGAGCATGGTCTCCAACCTGCTGTATGAGAGGAG ATTTGGACCATACTACATTGAGCCTGTGATCGCTGGGCTGGACCCCAAGACCTTTGAGCCATTTATCTGCTCGCTGGACCTGATTGGCTGCCCCATGGTGACAGAGGACTTTGTTGTGAGCGGCACTTGCTCAGAGCAGATGTACGGCATGTGTGAATCTCTCTGGGagccagacatg GAACCAGAGGACCTGTTTGAGACCATCTCCCAAGCCATGCTGAATGCAGTGGACAGGGATGCTGTTTCAGGCATGGGTGTCATTGTGCAAGTCAT TGAGAAGGACAAGATCACCACACGTACCCTGAAGGCCAGAATGGATTAa